In Gadus chalcogrammus isolate NIFS_2021 chromosome 1, NIFS_Gcha_1.0, whole genome shotgun sequence, one DNA window encodes the following:
- the atp5f1e gene encoding ATP synthase subunit epsilon, mitochondrial, giving the protein MVAYWRQAGISYIRFSAICASAVRSALKPTLREAALKAAESTVKVVKPKVAV; this is encoded by the exons ATGGTTGCATACTGGAGACAAGCCGGCATTAG CTACATTCGCTTCTCAGCGATCTGCGCAAGCGCAGTCCGCTCTGCGCTGAAGCCCACGCTAAGGGAGGCAGCGCTGAAGGCCGCCGAGTCGACTGTCAAAGTCGTCAAACCCAAAGTCGCTGTATAA
- the LOC130389972 gene encoding PRELI domain containing protein 3B-like, producing MKLWASEHIFNHPWETVTKAAMQKYPNPMNPNVFGVDVLARGVDPAGRLHSSRLLTADWGMPSMAMSMIGITRSFTYAQEHSIVDPKEKTFELKSTNISFTNIISVDEKLTYKPHPDDPEKTMLTQEAQINVKAISLSSYLEGVIAKSISANANKGREAMEWVIRRLNSEIEELASTARGSMRAPMAAAASDDK from the exons ATGAAGCTATGGGCGTCAGAACACATATTCAA CCACCCGTGGGAGACGGTGACCAAGGCGGCGATGCAGAAGTACCCCAACCCCATGAACCCCAACGTGTTCGGGGTGGACGTTCTGGCCAGAGGGGTGGACCCCGCGGGGAGGCTGCACAGCAGCCGCCTGCTCACCGCCGACTGGGGCATGCCCTCCATGGCCATGTCG ATGATCGGAATAACGAGATCATTCACCTACGCCCAGGAGCACTCAATCGTTGACCCAAAGGAGAAGACCTTCGAGCTGAAGTCCACGAAC ATCTCCTTCACTAACATAATATCGGTGGACGAGAAGTTGACCTACAAGCCACATCCTGATGACCCTGAGAA GACCATGTTGACCCAGGAGGCTCAGATCAACGTTAAAGCGATCAGTCTCAGCAGCTACCTGGAAGGCGTCATCGCCAAGAGCATCTCTGCCAACGCCAACAAG ggCCGGGAGGCGATGGAGTGGGTCATCCGGAGGCTGAACTCTGAGATCGAGGAGCTGGCGTCGACCGCCCGGGGCAGCATGCGGGCCCCCATGGCGGCAGCGGCCTCGGACGacaagtga
- the bpifcl gene encoding bactericidal permeability-increasing protein, with amino-acid sequence MRPRRLGNCQSRKFPRPATHEIMTGRMLLYLTAGCLLTCLAHGTQPAIKVILSEKGLQYVKEMGAEWLLQNLESASPPDVHGKLSLSLGTVYYSIMGMAVTYCEFVEPSVEFYEDVTGFKAVISGLYIQVKGTWSASYGIFEDGGAFELVIRDLEVDLLLGLGMDADGQPSFRCAACGASVGSAGLNLIDASWIIEQFVDEELIRSTIEEKICPMLTERLDELEYRLAALGATFQVNRLLAVDLPLTSYPVVNSSCLSLSLKGMFHRPDSPVDPPFEPQPFSLDGQPGYMLSLGLSEYTTNSASHAYFVSGSLQLLITDSMIPPSSPLHLNTNSFGPFVPKLPKMFPDMEMQLQVFALEAPEFIFRSGVVRMDVHGAIKAFVVHPDGPFIFLFRLNLESTFSGKFRMANEKLTGAIALENLYLTLDSSEVGEVKTDALKIAIKFGIKLSGLPRLNARLAKGIDLPTMQYTHLTNLVLEVEEGFISVLSDAEIQLREAKVGTPWMV; translated from the exons ATGCGACCCAGACGCCTCGGCAACTGTCAATCAAGAAAGTTTCCCCGACCTGCCACTCATGAGAT CATGACTGGAAGAATGCTGCTTTACCTCACCGCGGGGTGCCTTCTCACCTGCCTTGCGCACGGTACACAGCCCGCCATAAAGGTTATCCTGAGCGAGAAAGGGCTTCAGTACG TGAAGGAGATGGGCGCCGAGTGGCTACTGCAGAACCTGGAGAGCGCGTCGCCTCCGGACGTCCACGGGAAGCTCAGCCTGAGCCTGGGGACGGTTTATTACTCCATCATGGG CATGGCCGTGACGTACTGCGAGTTCGTGGAGCCGTCGGTCGAGTTCTATGAAGACGTGACCGGATTCAAAGCAGTGATCTCAGGCCTCTACATACAAGTGAAAGGCACCTGGTCAGCCTCATACGGCATTTT CGAGGACGGCGGGGCCTTCGAGCTGGTGATCCGGGACCTGGAGGTGGACCTGCTCCTGGGTCTGGGGATGGACGCAGACGGTCAGCCGTCCTTCCGATGCGCCGCCTGCGGGGCCTCGGTTGGGTCGGCCGGCCTGAACCTGATAGATGCCAG CTGGATCATTGAACAATTTGTTGATGAAGAGCTTATCAGGAGTACAATTGAGGAAAAG aTCTGTCCGATGCTAACAGAACGCTTGGATGAGCTTGAGTACCGCCTAGCGGCCCTTGGTG CCACCTTCCAGGTGAATCGCCTTCTGGCCGTGGATCTTCCCCTCACCAGCTACCCGGTGGTCAACTCTTCCTGCCTCAGCCTCTCCCTGAAG GGAATGTTCCACCGTCCTGACAGCCCGGTGGACCCCCCGTTCGAGCCCCAGCCCTTCTCCCTGGACGGGCAGCCGGGCTACATGCTGTCCCTGGGTCTCTCCGAGTACACCACCAACTCAGCCTCCCACGCCTACTTCGTATCGGGGTCGCTGCAGCTCCTCATCACAGACAgcatg ATTCCTCCCAGCTCTCCGTTGCATCTGAACACCAACTCATTTGGACCCTTCGTCCCAAAG CTTCCCAAAATGTTCCCTGACATGGAGATGCAGCTGCAGGTCTTCGCCCTGGAGGCTCCTGAGTTCATTTTCAGGTCCGGGGTCGTTCGAATGGACGTCCACGGGGCCATCAAGGCCTTCGTCGTCCACCCAGATGGccccttcatcttcctcttcaggctcaacctg GAATCCACCTTCAGTGGAAAATTCCGTATGGCCAACGAAAAATTAACGGGCGCCATTGCACTGGAAAA TCTCTACCTAACCCTGGACTCGAGTGAAGTTGGAGAAGTTAAG ACTGACGCTTTGAAAATCGCCATTAAGTTCGGAATAAAGCTCTCAGGATTGCCAAGGTTGAACG CAAGGCTTGCCAAGGGCATTGATTTACCCACAATGCAATACACCCATTTGACTAACCTTGTcctggaggtagaggag GGATTCATCTCAGTCTTATCAGATGCAGAGATACAGCTGAGGGAGGCCAAAGTTGGAACACCTTGGATGGTCTAA
- the LOC130392132 gene encoding vesicular inhibitory amino acid transporter-like — protein MAHLIRHKISNKLTNAANTVSDKSQAKVSGVFARLGFQAATDEEGLGFADCDDLDYDYRHGMQMDVLPDDGGEGGLPLEGSEEGGELDGDSHYQRDGTAVRRRPSGLKTGGSLEEDKPKITSWEAGWNVTNAIQGMFVLGLPYAILHGGYLGLFLIIFAAVVCCYTGKILIACLYEENEDGILVRVRDSYVDIANACCAPRFPALGGHVVNVAQIIELVMTCILYVVVSGNLMYNSFPGLPVSQKAWSVLATVALLPCAFLKNLKSVSKFSLLCTIAHFIINVLVIAYCLSRARDWAWEKVKFYIDVKKFPISIGIIVFSYTSQIFLPSLEGNMQKPSEFHCMMDWTHISACVLKGLFALVAYLTWADATKEVITDNLPSTIRAVVNLFLVSKALLSYPLPFFAAVEVLEKSMFQGGGGRASLPNCYGPAGQLKSWGLGLRVALVVFTLLMAIFVPHFALLMGLTGSLTGASLCFLLPALFHLKLQWRKLLWHHVFFDVAIFVIGGICAISGFIHSVEGLIEAYRYNLHD, from the exons ATGGCACATCTCATCCGGCACAAGATCTCCAACAAGCTGACCAATGCGGCCAACACGGTGTCGGACAAGTCCCAGGCCAAGGTCAGCGGCGTGTTCGCCCGGCTGGGCTTCCAGGCCGCCACGGACGAGGAGGGCCTGGGTTTCGCGGACTGCGATGACTTGGATTACGACTACAGACACGGGATGCAAATGGATGTCCTTCCAGACGACGGCGGCGAGGGGGGGCTGCCGTTGGAGGggagcgaggaggggggggagctggaCGGGGACAGCCACTACCAGCGAGACGGGACCGCCGTCCGCCGCCGGCCCTCGGGCCTGAAGACCGGGGGCTCGCTCGAGGAGGACAAGCCAAAGATCACCTCCTGGGAGGCCGGGTGGAACGTCACCAACGCCATTCAG GGCATGTTCGTCCTCGGCTTGCCCTACGCCATCCTCCACGGCGGCTACCTCggcctcttcctcatcatcttcgCAGCCGTGGTTTGCTGCTACACGGGCAAGATCCTGATCGCGTGCCTCTACGAGGAGAACGAGGACGGCATCCTGGTGCGCGTGCGGGACTCCTACGTGGACATCGCCAACGCGTGCTGCGCGCCCCGCTTCCCCGCGCTGGGCGGCCACGTGGTCAACGTGGCGCAGATCATCGAGCTGGTCATGACGTGCATCCTGTACGTGGTGGTCAGCGGCAACCTGATGTACAACAGCTTCCCGGGCCTGCCCGTGTCCCAGAAGGCGTGGTCCGTGTTGGCTACGGTGGCGCTGCTGCCGTGCGCCTTCCTGAAGAACCTCAAGTCCGTGTCCAAGTTCAGCCTGCTGTGCACCATCGCGCACTTCATCATCAACGTCCTGGTCATCGCCTACTGCCTCTCCCGGGCGCGCGACTGGGCCTGGGAGAAAGTCAAGTTCTACATCGACGTCAAGAAGTTCCCCATCTCCATCGGCATCATCGTGTTCAGCTACACCTCGCAGATCTTCCTGCCCTCGCTGGAGGGCAACATGCAGAAGCCCAGTGAGTTCCACTGCATGATGGACTGGACCCACATCTCGGCCTGCGTGCTGAAGGGGCTCTTCGCCCTGGTGGCTTACCTCACGTGGGCGGACGCCACCAAGGAGGTGATCACCGACAACCTGCCGTCCACCATCCGGGCCGTGGTCAACCTCTTCCTGGTGTCCAAGGCCCTGCTCTCTTACCCGCTGCCGTTCTTCGCCGCGGTGGAGGTCCTGGAGAAGTCCATGTTCCAGGGCGGTGGCGGCAGGGCCAGCCTCCCCAACTGCTACGGACCGGCCGGACAGCTCAAGTCCTGGGGGTTGGGCCTCCGGGTGGCGCTGGTGGTGTTCACGCTGCTCATGGCGATCTTCGTGCCGCACTTCGCCCTGCTCATGGGCCTGACGGGGAGTCTGACGGGCGCCAGCCTGTGCTTCCTGCTGCCGGCTCTCTTCCACCTCAAGCTGCAGTGGAGGAAGCTCCTCTGGCACCACGTGTTCTTCGACGTCGCCATTTTTGTGATCGGGGGTATTTGCGCAATTTCGGGCTTCATCCACTCGGTGGAGGGGCTGATCGAGGCGTACAGGTATAACCTCCACGACTGA